One window of Papaver somniferum cultivar HN1 chromosome 9, ASM357369v1, whole genome shotgun sequence genomic DNA carries:
- the LOC113314107 gene encoding uncharacterized protein LOC113314107 has product MVPITETEQFENCWINTVQRPSYLQLLMSSVRYDSMPNGWIVEEELLFGNGALDKGKSTSFYEDYVLYGVKDHPSVGKTQLLNKPVTMVDEVRQTEKPVCSSSNCLFNSVPSANYDSNIPNQVLHEFDFDLNEDYSQNFNKNHIGPSTPNEQERKTVQNWHRSNSRIRTDQESAGLVPATRVEESSGIGLQPYPKCKRMRRSESQTRLDWLPEGWEIEQKERKNGASAGNFDKYYVEPAQEGRRRRKFRSKNEVLEFLETGRRRPLTSTKRKANVEKQGLPSSTSNASEAILAFLMGRRM; this is encoded by the exons ATGGTGCCCATCACAGAAACAGAACAGTTTGAAAATTGTTGGATCAATACTGTTCAAAGACCCTCGTACCTTCAACTACTTATGTCATCCGTTCGGTACGATTCAATGCCAAACGGGTGGATAGTGGAAGAGGAGCTCCTTTTTGGAAATGGCGCACTAGATAAAGGTAAATCGACATCTTTCTACGAAGATTATGTTTTGTATGGTGTTAAGGACCATCCCAGCGTAGGAAAAACACAACTGCTAAACAAACCTGTTACGATGGTGGACGAGGTTCGTCAGACCGAGAAGCCAGTTTGCAGCAGCTCTAATTGTCTCTTTAATTCCGTGCCTTCTGCAAACTACGATAGCAATATTCCAAACCAAGTTCTTCATGAGTTCGACTTTGATCTCAATGAAGATTATAgtcaaaattttaataaaaatcatattggTCCCTCAACACCGAATGAACAAGAAAGAAAAACCGTGCAAAACTGGCATAGAAGCAATTCAAGGATAAGAACCGACCAGGAATCTGCTGGCTTAGTGCCTGCCACAAGGGTCGAAGAATCTTCTGGCATTGGGTTACAGCCCTACCCAAAGTGTAAGCGGATGCGTAGATCAGAATCACAAACCCGACTTGACTGGTTGCCTGAAGGCTGGGAAattgaacaaaaagaaagaaaaaacggtGCTTCCGCTGGTAATTTCGACAAG TACTATGTTGAGCCGGCTCAAGAAGGGAGACGCCGTAGGAAGTTTAGATCGAAAAATGAAGTGCTAGAATTCCTGGAAACAGGAAGAAGGAGACCCTTGACTTCCACCAAAAGGAAGGCTAATGTGGAGAAGCAGGGGCTGCCCTCGTCAACCTCTAATGCATCAGAAGCAATTTTGGCATTTTTGATGGGAAGGAGAATGTAG
- the LOC113314105 gene encoding transcription factor AS1-like — MKERQRWRAEEDSLLRAYVKQYGPREWNLVSQRMNTPLDRDAKSCLERWKNYLKPGIKKGSLTEEEQRLVIRLQAKHGNKWKKIAAEVPGRTAKRLGKWWEVFKEKQQREQKENSKSTDPIDEGKYDRILETFAEKLVRERSTPTPSPTPSFFMATSNAGFLHSDAATAAAPPPPQPTLLPPWLSNSNGPLTTSSSPSVTLSLSPSTSAPSPTIPWLQPERTGTDNSNNNNNSSLMLSNLAPHGSVSTNGERLIVTELSDCCRELEEGHRAWAAHKKEATWRLKRVELQLESEKACRKREKMEEIEMKVRALREEQKVSLERIEAEYREQLAGLRRDADAKEHKLADQWAAKHIRLMKFVEQIGRQRPSIESNCR, encoded by the coding sequence ATGAAGGAGAGGCAGCGTTGGAGAGCTGAAGAAGATTCCCTTTTACGTGCGTATGTGAAGCAATATGGCCCAAGGGAGTGGAACCTTGTGTCCCAGCGTATGAACACACCTCTTGACAGAGACGCGAAATCCTGTTTGGAGAGGTGGAAGAATTACCTCAAGCCAGGTATTAAGAAAGGATCTTTAACAGAGGAAGAACAACGTCTTGTAATCCGTCTTCAAGCTAAACACGGCAACAAGTGGAAGAAAATTGCAGCTGAAGTCCCGGGTCGAACTGCTAAGAGATTAGGGAAGTGGTGGGAAGTGTTTAAGGAGAAGCAGCAAAGGGAACAGAAGGAAAATTCAAAAAGTACTGACCCCATTGACGAAGGCAAATACGACAGAATCCTTGAAACATTCGCGGAGAAGTTGGTGAGAGAGCGTTCAACTCCAACTCCATCTCCAACTCCTTCATTCTTCATGGCAACCTCCAATGCTGGTTTCCTTCATTCTGATGCAgctacagcagcagcaccaccaccaccacaaccaactCTGCTTCCGCCTTGGTTATCAAATTCGAATGGCCCTCTAACAACATCCTCTTCTCCTTCAGTAACTTTAAGCCTCTCACCCTCAACAAGTGCTCCATCTCCTACCATTCCATGGCTACAACCTGAAAGAACCGGAACTgacaatagtaataataataacaattccTCCCTTATGTTGAGCAATTTGGCACCACATGGTTCAGTTTCTACAAACGGGGAGCGGCTTATAGTCACGGAACTTTCCGACTGCTGCAGAGAGTTGGAAGAAGGACACCGAGCTTGGGCAGCACATAAGAAGGAAGCAACTTGGAGACTTAAAAGGGTAGAACTTCAGCTAGAGTCCGAAAAGGCATGtcgaaaaagagagaaaatggaGGAAATCGAGATGAAAGTGAGAGCACTTCGAGAAGAACAGAAGGTGTCACTAGAGAGGATCGAAGCAGAATATCGTGAACAACTAGCTGGTTTAAGGAGGGATGCAGATGCGAAGGAACATAAGTTAGCTGATCAATGGGCGGCTAAGCACATTCGCTTAATGAAATTTGTAGAGCAGATTGGCCGACAGAGGCCCTCCATTGAATCCAATTGCAGGTGA